TTTCGCAAACCGGCAGCGGCTACAGTTGGCGCACGCACGCGCAGCTCAATCGCCTCACGCGCTGGGAACAGGATCTCATTAAAGATGAATGGGGCAAGTATCTCTATCTCCGCGATGAAAAAGGCAACGTGTGGTCTGCCGGATGGAAGCCCGTGTGCCATGAGCCGGATCATTATGAATGCCGCCACGGCCTCGGCTACAGCATTATTTCATCATCGAACTTCGGTGTGGATTCGACGCTGCTTTTGTTCGTGCCCAATGACGAACCGCTCGAAATTTGGAAGGTCACGTTGCGCAACCGCACACGCAAGCCGAAGAAGCTGAGTCTCTTTTCTTTTTTTGAATGGGGTCTCGGCAATTCACCGGATTGGCATCGCGAGTTTCACAAATCGTTCATTGAAACCAGCTACGATGCGAACCAGCACGCACTTTTCGCCACGAAACGTTTGTGGGAAGTGCCGACCGATCGCGGCCATTGGAACACGGAATGGGGCTACGTCGCTTTTCACTCCGTGAATGTGAAGCCGAGTGCTTTTGATG
The window above is part of the Cytophagia bacterium CHB2 genome. Proteins encoded here:
- a CDS encoding glycosyl transferase family 36; protein product: MRKEPLKSFKTKYGYFSKDGKEYVITTPRTPRPWINVISNGDYGITVSQTGSGYSWRTHAQLNRLTRWEQDLIKDEWGKYLYLRDEKGNVWSAGWKPVCHEPDHYECRHGLGYSIISSSNFGVDSTLLLFVPNDEPLEIWKVTLRNRTRKPKKLSLFSFFEWGLGNSPDWHREFHKSFIETSYDANQHALFATKRLWEVPTDRGHWNTEWGYVAFHSVNVKPSAFD